The following coding sequences are from one Deltaproteobacteria bacterium window:
- a CDS encoding fused MFS/spermidine synthase, whose protein sequence is MTRTRLRLLYLAYGLSGMAALADEVVWTRYLHLVLGSSVYAVAAMLSAYMSGLALGGVLGARYGDRIANPLRAIIALELGIGATALLTLLLLQPLTDLHLWAYQRFQLQPILYFSLDALLALPLVLVPTTLMGATFPLITRVAAGGSGEQVARVTGTAYAANTFGAIVGSAAAGFVAIPFLGLRGALIAAASLNLIAALLVALSGDRKLRARTAAGSVAVLVVLAALVPEPAAPVGYYVAGRAIADPSFPGRLAAMETVYRRWAPEGLVEVRQGPGGVKVLIVDGRIEGGSRTTETTTQDLLALAPAAARGKREKVFLIGLGIGRTFDTHRGLFPAAELEVAEVNPGVVEAVSRFFLPGAELPITVGDGRGLLKRGGEPYDAIISGPSFPVDTTSGNLFTLEFFQLVRSRLAEDGVFVGWMPGYLLDGMQERILMATVAEALPHLRLLRLTRNDDLIIVASPSLLPTSLEMIQRLATAVDPFWSQGVVEIRLDDDAQLADYLAELGPDPRLNRDEDPWLEFTMARNLVRGRSWLRE, encoded by the coding sequence GTGACGCGAACCCGGCTACGCCTGCTCTACCTGGCCTACGGCCTCTCCGGGATGGCGGCCCTCGCCGACGAGGTGGTCTGGACCCGCTATCTGCACCTGGTCCTGGGCTCCTCGGTCTACGCCGTGGCCGCCATGCTCTCGGCCTACATGAGCGGCCTCGCCCTGGGCGGGGTGCTCGGGGCGCGCTACGGGGATCGGATCGCCAACCCCCTGCGGGCGATCATCGCCCTGGAGCTCGGCATCGGCGCCACGGCCCTCCTGACGCTGCTGCTCCTCCAGCCCCTCACCGACCTGCACCTCTGGGCCTACCAGCGCTTCCAGCTCCAGCCCATCCTCTACTTCTCCCTCGACGCCCTCCTCGCGCTGCCGCTGGTGCTCGTCCCCACCACCCTCATGGGAGCGACCTTCCCCCTGATCACACGCGTCGCCGCCGGCGGGAGCGGCGAGCAGGTGGCACGGGTGACCGGGACGGCCTACGCGGCGAACACCTTCGGCGCGATCGTCGGCAGCGCGGCGGCGGGCTTCGTGGCCATCCCCTTCCTCGGCCTGCGAGGAGCCCTGATCGCCGCGGCGAGCCTCAACCTGATCGCCGCGCTCCTGGTGGCCCTCTCCGGCGACCGCAAGCTCCGGGCGAGGACCGCCGCCGGCTCGGTGGCCGTCCTGGTCGTCCTCGCGGCCCTGGTTCCCGAGCCGGCCGCGCCGGTGGGCTACTACGTGGCCGGCCGCGCCATCGCGGATCCGAGCTTCCCCGGGCGCCTCGCCGCGATGGAGACGGTCTACCGCCGCTGGGCACCGGAGGGGCTGGTCGAGGTTCGCCAGGGCCCGGGCGGCGTGAAGGTGCTGATCGTCGACGGCCGCATCGAGGGGGGGAGCCGGACCACCGAGACCACCACCCAGGACCTGCTGGCTCTGGCCCCTGCCGCCGCCCGGGGGAAGCGGGAGAAGGTCTTCCTCATCGGGCTGGGCATCGGCCGCACCTTCGACACCCACCGCGGGCTCTTCCCCGCGGCCGAGCTGGAGGTCGCGGAGGTGAACCCGGGGGTGGTGGAGGCCGTGTCGAGGTTCTTCCTCCCCGGAGCCGAGCTTCCGATCACCGTCGGCGACGGGCGGGGGCTGCTCAAGCGGGGAGGGGAGCCCTACGACGCCATCATCTCGGGGCCCTCCTTCCCGGTGGACACCACCTCGGGCAACCTCTTCACCCTCGAGTTCTTCCAGCTGGTGAGGAGCCGCCTCGCCGAGGACGGGGTCTTCGTGGGCTGGATGCCGGGCTACCTCCTCGACGGGATGCAGGAGCGCATCCTGATGGCCACCGTGGCCGAGGCCCTGCCCCACCTGCGTCTGCTGCGCCTGACCCGGAACGACGATCTGATCATCGTCGCCTCTCCCTCGCTGTTGCCGACCAGCCTCGAGATGATCCAGCGCTTGGCCACGGCGGTGGATCCCTTCTGGAGTCAGGGGGTGGTCGAGATCCGCCTCGACGATGACGCCCAGCTCGCGGACTACCTGGCCGAGCTGGGTCCCGATCCGCGCCTGAACCGGGACGAGGACCCCTGGCTCGAGTTCACCATGGCCCGCAACCTGGTGCGCGGGCGGTCCTGGCTGAGGGAATGA
- a CDS encoding cytochrome c biogenesis protein ResB, with product MSKGRRSGGLKGLGRALGLFRSRRFVLGTMVTLTVIYFLGVTVPQQRRIGPAAFEAWREAQPRTVAVLEALGMTDAFRAPLTYFVLTLFFLSLIAVITQRLPGLWRRTRVDQGVGLNPRSLERRPGVRVLPRKDPDAAVARIGARLEAEGYRLHSEAGGLRGVRFRFAPLGFLFFHASFGLLLAGGVTLDQSRFSVTQPVSVGEVFSVKEGPFTEVPRLPRAGIEAIPDFAFQVLSITPEATEGYPTDLSAEVLVAGELQPTRFRVNEPLVRGSTSLLIMSVGPTALFVCRTREGTEDGVYVKLDPLGNQEARFWLKACGLEILARPFAKEQGGIRNTGAGLMVSSSNTGRIEPNLPEGIEVAARRSEGEEPVRGVLEAGRSVSAPDGSWTLKLEEVRYYGEFQIIDEEGGLFLVLAFCFALLGLCARLVLYRREVVVVPDGERVLLFATADGVGLDRRERLADTLSEID from the coding sequence ATGAGCAAGGGGCGGCGCAGCGGTGGGTTGAAGGGCCTCGGCCGGGCCCTGGGGCTCTTCCGGTCCCGCCGCTTCGTCCTCGGGACGATGGTGACCCTGACGGTCATCTACTTCCTGGGCGTGACCGTCCCCCAGCAGCGGCGGATCGGACCGGCGGCCTTCGAGGCCTGGCGCGAGGCGCAGCCCAGGACGGTGGCCGTGCTCGAGGCGCTGGGCATGACCGACGCCTTCCGGGCGCCCCTGACCTACTTCGTGCTCACCCTCTTCTTCCTCTCCCTGATCGCGGTGATCACCCAGCGCCTCCCGGGCCTGTGGCGGCGCACCCGCGTGGACCAGGGGGTCGGCCTCAACCCGCGCAGCCTCGAGCGGCGCCCCGGAGTGAGGGTGCTGCCGAGGAAGGATCCCGACGCCGCCGTGGCCCGGATCGGGGCTCGCCTCGAGGCCGAGGGCTACCGGCTTCACAGCGAGGCCGGGGGCCTGCGGGGCGTGCGCTTCCGCTTCGCCCCCCTGGGCTTCCTCTTCTTCCATGCCTCCTTCGGGCTCCTCCTCGCCGGGGGGGTGACGCTCGACCAGAGCCGCTTCTCCGTGACCCAGCCGGTGTCGGTGGGGGAGGTCTTCTCGGTGAAGGAGGGGCCCTTCACCGAGGTTCCGCGCCTTCCGCGAGCCGGGATCGAGGCGATCCCCGACTTCGCCTTCCAGGTGCTCTCGATCACCCCCGAGGCCACCGAGGGCTACCCCACCGATCTCTCGGCCGAGGTGCTGGTGGCGGGTGAGCTCCAGCCCACCCGCTTCCGCGTGAACGAACCGCTGGTGCGCGGCTCGACCTCCCTGTTGATCATGTCCGTCGGGCCGACGGCCCTCTTCGTCTGCCGGACCCGGGAGGGCACCGAGGACGGCGTCTACGTGAAGCTCGATCCCCTCGGCAACCAGGAGGCCCGCTTCTGGCTGAAGGCCTGCGGGCTCGAGATCCTGGCCCGCCCCTTCGCGAAGGAGCAGGGGGGGATCCGGAACACCGGCGCCGGGCTGATGGTCTCCTCCTCGAACACCGGCCGGATCGAGCCCAACCTCCCGGAGGGGATCGAGGTCGCCGCTCGCCGCTCGGAGGGCGAGGAGCCGGTGCGCGGGGTCCTCGAGGCGGGGCGGTCGGTGAGCGCACCGGACGGGAGCTGGACCCTCAAGCTCGAGGAGGTGCGCTACTACGGCGAGTTCCAGATCATCGACGAGGAGGGCGGCCTCTTCCTGGTGTTGGCCTTCTGCTTCGCGCTGCTGGGACTCTGCGCCCGGCTGGTCCTCTACCGCCGGGAGGTCGTGGTGGTCCCCGACGGCGAGCGGGTCCTGCTCTTCGCCACCGCCGATGGTGTGGGGCTGGACCGGCGTGAGCGCCTGGCCGACACTCTCTCCGAGATCGACTGA
- the ccsA gene encoding cytochrome c biogenesis protein CcsA, whose protein sequence is MPQIEAILTAATMVAYAAGFALSVAGLIIGKERLFRWGRWATALGLLVHTGALTARTVVSGHLPIATPYENATLAAWSIVLLTFLAPRRWRMYQAAGTGAVPLALVIIGWGLMGDTVASPMGVSLKSVWLYVHVFFAILAYAAFSIGAGAAAVLLIKHYRPDKGLSEKLPSLEELELVLFRYVVFGFLTEAVMIAAGSIWAKDLWGSYWSWDPVETWSLVSWLVYGVLIHLWVVHGWRGHRIAWVGLFAIVFVIIAYFGVGFLLQGTAHVFTVPPPPTFLGQ, encoded by the coding sequence ATGCCCCAGATCGAAGCCATCCTCACCGCCGCCACCATGGTGGCCTACGCCGCGGGCTTCGCCCTCTCGGTGGCCGGGCTGATCATCGGCAAGGAGCGGCTCTTCCGGTGGGGCCGCTGGGCGACGGCGCTGGGCCTGCTGGTTCACACGGGCGCCCTGACCGCCCGGACGGTGGTCTCCGGGCACCTGCCGATCGCGACCCCCTACGAGAACGCCACGCTGGCGGCCTGGTCGATCGTGCTCCTCACCTTCCTGGCGCCCCGCCGGTGGCGGATGTACCAGGCGGCGGGCACCGGCGCCGTGCCCCTGGCCCTGGTCATCATCGGCTGGGGATTGATGGGCGACACCGTGGCCTCTCCCATGGGCGTGTCGCTGAAGAGCGTCTGGCTCTACGTCCACGTCTTCTTCGCCATCCTGGCCTACGCCGCCTTCTCGATCGGCGCCGGGGCGGCGGCGGTACTCCTGATCAAGCACTACCGCCCGGACAAGGGGCTCTCGGAGAAGCTGCCCTCCCTCGAGGAGCTGGAGCTGGTGCTCTTCCGCTACGTGGTCTTCGGCTTCCTCACGGAGGCGGTGATGATCGCGGCGGGCTCCATCTGGGCGAAGGACCTCTGGGGCTCCTACTGGTCCTGGGATCCGGTGGAGACCTGGAGCCTGGTCTCCTGGCTGGTCTACGGCGTGCTCATCCACCTCTGGGTCGTGCACGGCTGGCGCGGCCACCGCATCGCCTGGGTGGGCCTCTTCGCCATCGTCTTCGTGATCATCGCCTACTTCGGGGTGGGCTTCCTGCTGCAGGGCACGGCCCACGTCTTCACCGTGCCCCCACCTCCCACCTTCCTGGGCCAGTGA
- a CDS encoding cytochrome c biogenesis protein ResB: MSRLLSLAGATLRLLGHRRLADVLLVAWATWFLQLVIFSQASPLATVQAMGTMWMFLGLYLALAVNLVACFVVELPRALARTRPHAGIDASFPPGGFEALTPQWSSLDLAEAALRRRLYRVKREEGRLVADRGRYASVFGPLFHLVLPLLLPAIVFSVSTREVLGVPVGEGETIPAMTEGPGESLTVTDIHPTYLDDEIFFTHLSAKVAVGDAAPRTVTINESVPAGGGEVRLKSMGYLPGLEIWQGEQLVERSLFKANLFPPGTEAEVSLAGSPHRLFVTLYPDGSKRPGLLPENRTLELENPLLAVRAVRGALPVGSGVLGLGEALELEGQRIVFARADLWVALEWVRDPWGKVAMLLGLIALLLLSLKIFWPRTTWVIVQDGEGLKAARRIEAFAALIDDE, encoded by the coding sequence GTGAGCCGCCTGCTCTCTCTCGCGGGCGCGACCCTGCGCCTCCTCGGCCACCGGCGGCTGGCCGACGTGCTGCTCGTGGCCTGGGCGACGTGGTTCCTGCAGCTGGTGATCTTCTCCCAGGCCTCACCGCTGGCGACGGTGCAGGCGATGGGGACGATGTGGATGTTCCTCGGGCTCTACCTGGCCCTGGCCGTCAACCTGGTGGCCTGCTTCGTGGTGGAGCTGCCCCGGGCCCTGGCCCGGACCCGGCCCCACGCCGGGATCGATGCCAGCTTCCCGCCCGGCGGCTTCGAGGCCCTCACGCCTCAGTGGAGCAGCCTCGATCTGGCCGAGGCCGCGCTGCGCCGCCGCCTCTACCGGGTGAAGCGCGAGGAGGGGCGCCTCGTCGCGGATCGAGGCCGCTACGCGAGCGTCTTCGGGCCTCTCTTTCACCTGGTCCTGCCCCTGCTCCTGCCCGCCATCGTCTTCTCGGTCTCCACCCGCGAGGTCCTCGGGGTGCCGGTGGGGGAGGGCGAGACCATCCCGGCCATGACCGAGGGACCGGGGGAGAGCCTGACCGTCACCGACATCCACCCCACCTACCTCGACGACGAGATCTTCTTCACCCACCTCTCGGCGAAGGTGGCGGTGGGGGACGCCGCACCCCGGACCGTCACGATCAACGAGTCCGTCCCGGCTGGAGGGGGAGAGGTGAGGCTGAAGTCCATGGGCTACCTCCCGGGCCTCGAGATCTGGCAGGGCGAGCAGCTCGTCGAGCGCAGCCTCTTCAAGGCCAACCTCTTCCCGCCCGGCACCGAGGCCGAGGTCAGCCTCGCCGGCTCGCCGCACCGGCTCTTCGTCACCCTCTATCCCGATGGCTCGAAGCGGCCCGGCCTCCTGCCGGAGAACCGGACCCTCGAGCTGGAGAACCCCCTGCTGGCCGTCCGGGCGGTGCGCGGCGCGCTGCCGGTGGGCAGCGGCGTACTCGGGTTGGGGGAGGCGCTCGAGCTCGAGGGCCAGCGGATCGTCTTCGCCCGGGCCGACCTCTGGGTCGCCCTGGAGTGGGTGCGGGATCCCTGGGGAAAGGTCGCGATGCTCCTCGGGCTGATCGCGCTGCTCCTGCTCTCGCTGAAGATCTTCTGGCCGAGGACCACCTGGGTGATCGTCCAGGACGGGGAGGGGCTGAAGGCGGCCCGCCGGATCGAGGCCTTCGCGGCGCTGATCGACGACGAGTAG